In one window of Flavobacterium ginsengisoli DNA:
- the purD gene encoding phosphoribosylamine--glycine ligase produces MTILLLGSGGREHAFAWKMTQSPLCEKLFVVPGNAGTAAIAENVAISATDFEAVKALVLKENISLVVVGPEDPLVKGIYDYFKNDESLKHIPVIGPSQLGAQLEGSKEFAKEFLMKHNIPTAAYDSFTAETVEKGCEFLETLQPPYVLKADGLVAGKGVLIIQDLEEAKTELRNMLVHAKFGTASSKVVIEEFLDGIELSCFVLTDGKSYKILPTAKDYKRIGEGDTGLNTGGMGAVSPVPYVDAVLMEKIETRIVKPTIEGFQKDGIEYKGFVFIGLINVKNEPIVIEYNVRMGDPETEVVVPRLKSDLVELFLSVADQKLGDFNLEVDPRSATTVMVVSGGYPEDFEKGKVISGLENIEDSIVFHAGTKLDGENVVTNGGRVIAVTSYGDNFQEAIKKSYQNIDKLSFDKMYFRKDIGFDLI; encoded by the coding sequence ATGACAATTTTATTATTGGGATCAGGCGGAAGAGAGCATGCTTTTGCATGGAAAATGACACAGAGTCCGCTTTGCGAAAAACTTTTTGTAGTACCTGGAAATGCAGGAACTGCCGCAATTGCTGAAAACGTTGCAATATCTGCAACTGATTTTGAAGCAGTGAAAGCATTAGTACTTAAAGAAAATATAAGTTTAGTAGTCGTAGGACCAGAAGATCCGTTGGTAAAAGGTATTTACGATTATTTTAAAAACGATGAAAGTTTAAAACATATTCCGGTTATTGGGCCATCTCAATTAGGTGCGCAATTAGAAGGAAGTAAAGAATTTGCAAAAGAATTCTTGATGAAACATAACATTCCAACTGCAGCTTATGACAGTTTCACAGCTGAAACAGTTGAAAAAGGATGTGAGTTTTTAGAAACTTTACAGCCTCCTTACGTTTTAAAAGCAGACGGATTAGTTGCTGGAAAAGGTGTTCTGATCATTCAAGATCTTGAAGAAGCCAAAACGGAATTAAGAAACATGTTGGTTCATGCAAAATTTGGAACAGCAAGTTCAAAAGTGGTTATTGAAGAATTCTTGGATGGAATTGAATTAAGCTGTTTCGTTTTAACTGACGGGAAAAGTTATAAAATTCTTCCAACGGCGAAAGATTATAAAAGAATTGGAGAAGGAGATACAGGTTTAAACACAGGCGGAATGGGAGCAGTTTCTCCAGTTCCTTATGTTGATGCTGTTTTGATGGAAAAAATTGAAACTCGTATTGTAAAACCAACAATCGAAGGTTTCCAAAAAGACGGAATCGAATATAAAGGTTTTGTTTTTATTGGTTTAATCAATGTTAAAAACGAACCAATCGTTATCGAATATAACGTAAGAATGGGAGATCCTGAAACTGAAGTTGTTGTTCCGAGATTAAAATCTGATTTGGTTGAATTATTCTTGTCTGTTGCAGATCAGAAATTAGGAGACTTTAATTTAGAAGTTGATCCAAGAAGTGCAACAACTGTAATGGTAGTTTCTGGCGGATATCCTGAAGATTTCGAAAAAGGAAAAGTAATTTCTGGTTTAGAAAATATTGAAGATTCTATAGTTTTTCACGCAGGAACAAAATTAGATGGCGAAAATGTCGTTACTAATGGAGGACGTGTAATTGCTGTGACATCTTACGGAGATAATTTCCAAGAGGCCATAAAAAAATCTTATCAAAACATAGATAAACTAAGCTTTGATAAGATGTATTTTAGAAAAGATATCGGTTTCGATTTAATCTAA
- a CDS encoding ORF6N domain-containing protein, translating to MDDNSLLSEETISNKIYFIRGQKVMLDSDLASLYDVETKRLNEQVKRNLSRFPEDFMFQLTENEYNSSRSQFATLKNGRGSNLKYLPYAFTEHGILMLSSILKSDKAIQTNIQIMRIFTKVRQMLLDTTEIKVDILQIQKKLENHDKNIELVFSYLDELTEKKENESERVKIGYKK from the coding sequence ATGGACGATAACTCTTTACTTTCTGAAGAAACAATTTCAAATAAAATATATTTTATTCGTGGTCAAAAAGTGATGCTCGATAGTGATCTGGCTTCTCTTTATGATGTCGAAACTAAGCGATTAAATGAGCAGGTAAAAAGAAATTTGTCAAGATTCCCAGAAGATTTTATGTTTCAACTAACTGAAAATGAATATAATTCTTCAAGGTCGCAATTTGCGACCTTGAAGAATGGTAGAGGTTCAAACTTAAAATACCTTCCTTATGCCTTTACTGAACACGGCATACTTATGCTTTCAAGTATCTTAAAAAGCGACAAGGCAATTCAAACCAATATTCAAATTATGAGAATTTTTACGAAAGTGAGACAAATGCTTTTGGATACAACCGAAATTAAAGTTGATATTTTACAGATTCAGAAGAAGTTAGAAAACCACGATAAAAATATTGAATTGGTTTTTTCTTATTTAGATGAATTAACTGAGAAGAAAGAAAATGAATCTGAAAGAGTGAAGATTGGCTATAAAAAATAA
- a CDS encoding glycosyltransferase family 2 protein produces MNELVSIIVPTYNTEKFIRQTIESVQNQTYSNWEMILADDASTDKTVAIIEGFAKNDNRIKLFKLPENRGNGFARNTALEKATGKYIAYLDADDLWFPEKLEKQIQFLKTNNLHFTFSFYDSIDEEGNDLNRRVESPNPLTYKELFFCNYVGNLTAIYDADYFGKIILETTQKRQDWRIWLTILKQIKIAKPVAEPLAFYRIRKDSVSSSKFKLIKHNFGVYREFHRYNLVFSVLLMMRFLFTQLIIKTKYIKKV; encoded by the coding sequence ATGAACGAATTAGTTTCTATTATTGTACCAACATATAATACTGAAAAGTTCATTAGACAAACAATTGAATCTGTTCAAAATCAAACTTATAGCAATTGGGAAATGATTCTGGCTGATGATGCTTCAACAGATAAAACGGTTGCAATAATTGAAGGGTTTGCGAAAAATGACAATCGAATAAAACTCTTCAAATTACCAGAAAATCGCGGAAATGGTTTTGCCCGAAATACCGCTTTAGAAAAAGCCACAGGAAAATATATTGCCTACTTAGATGCCGATGATTTATGGTTTCCTGAGAAATTAGAAAAACAAATTCAGTTTCTAAAAACAAATAATTTACACTTTACTTTTAGTTTTTACGATTCTATTGATGAAGAAGGAAACGATTTAAACAGAAGGGTTGAATCACCAAATCCATTAACTTATAAAGAATTATTTTTCTGTAATTATGTAGGCAATTTGACAGCCATTTATGATGCAGATTATTTCGGAAAAATTATTCTTGAAACCACACAAAAACGTCAGGATTGGAGAATTTGGCTAACAATTTTGAAGCAAATTAAAATAGCAAAACCAGTCGCAGAACCTTTAGCTTTTTATAGAATTAGAAAAGATTCTGTTTCTTCTTCAAAATTTAAATTGATCAAACATAATTTTGGTGTTTACAGGGAATTTCACAGGTATAATCTCGTTTTTTCTGTTTTATTGATGATGAGGTTTTTGTTTACTCAGTTGATAATCAAAACAAAATATATTAAGAAAGTTTAG
- the upp gene encoding uracil phosphoribosyltransferase has protein sequence MKIHYISENNSVLNHFLGQIRNVKVQNDSMRFRRNIERIGEIMAYELSKILPYKEVEIQTPLGIKKTTEIDANLVLCPILRAGLPLHNGFLNYFDHAENSFVSACRYHPNNDDEFEIRVEYQAISDLNNKTVLLLDPMLATGQSIVAVHEKLIENATPTEIHIVVVIAAPEGIDHLEKNLPENCHLWVASLDEKLNEKNYIVPGLGDAGDLAYGSKL, from the coding sequence ATGAAAATCCATTATATCTCTGAGAACAACAGTGTATTAAATCATTTTTTAGGTCAGATCCGAAATGTAAAGGTTCAAAACGACAGTATGCGTTTTCGTCGAAATATTGAACGTATTGGAGAAATCATGGCTTATGAATTGAGTAAAATTTTACCTTACAAAGAAGTTGAAATTCAAACGCCTTTAGGAATTAAAAAGACGACAGAAATTGATGCAAATTTGGTACTATGTCCAATTTTAAGAGCTGGATTGCCTCTACATAATGGTTTTCTAAATTATTTTGATCATGCAGAAAATAGCTTTGTTTCTGCCTGCAGATATCATCCAAATAATGACGATGAATTTGAAATTCGAGTTGAATATCAGGCAATTTCTGACTTAAATAATAAAACAGTCCTTCTTCTTGATCCAATGCTGGCCACTGGACAATCAATTGTTGCGGTTCATGAAAAATTAATAGAAAATGCTACTCCAACAGAAATTCATATTGTTGTTGTTATTGCAGCTCCAGAAGGAATTGATCACCTTGAAAAAAATCTTCCAGAAAACTGTCATCTATGGGTTGCCTCTCTAGACGAAAAACTAAATGAGAAAAACTACATTGTTCCTGGACTTGGAGATGCTGGCGATCTTGCTTACGGAAGTAAATTATAA
- a CDS encoding 2Fe-2S iron-sulfur cluster-binding protein, with amino-acid sequence MPSFLKLIIKEVKRETADAVSILFNVPEELKSDYKFIAGQYINLKLTLDNQEIRRAYSICSAPDSGELRIAVKAVKNGLFSQFANTKLKAGDVLEVGQPEGKFTFEPDAERQKNYAAFAAGSGITPVLSIIKSVLKNEPKSSFVLVYGNKTPESTIFHQELHDLQLQYVGRFFVHNVYSQAKAENALFGRIEKSAVNFVLNNKHKELQFDKFFLCGPEEMINTVSNVLKEKNVKESAIKFELFTSSSEEHEIQGSQEGHTKITVLVDDEETTFEMSKKQIILDAALKQGVDAPYSCQGGICSSCLGRVTKGTAEMTKNSILTDGEIAEGLILTCQAHPTSETIYVDYDDV; translated from the coding sequence ATGCCTTCATTCTTAAAACTTATAATTAAAGAGGTTAAAAGAGAAACTGCAGATGCTGTTTCTATTCTTTTTAATGTTCCTGAAGAACTAAAATCTGACTATAAATTTATAGCAGGTCAATATATAAATTTAAAATTAACTCTTGACAATCAAGAAATTAGACGTGCATATTCTATTTGCTCTGCACCAGACAGCGGCGAATTAAGAATTGCTGTAAAAGCAGTAAAAAATGGTCTTTTTTCTCAGTTTGCCAATACTAAATTAAAAGCAGGAGATGTTCTTGAAGTAGGCCAGCCAGAAGGTAAATTTACTTTTGAACCAGATGCTGAAAGACAAAAGAACTATGCGGCATTTGCTGCAGGAAGCGGAATTACTCCGGTTCTTTCTATCATAAAATCAGTTTTAAAGAATGAACCAAAAAGCTCATTTGTATTGGTTTACGGAAATAAAACTCCTGAAAGTACAATCTTTCATCAAGAGCTTCACGATTTGCAATTGCAATATGTAGGAAGATTTTTTGTGCATAATGTATACAGCCAAGCAAAAGCTGAAAATGCTTTATTTGGACGAATTGAAAAATCGGCTGTTAATTTTGTTTTAAACAACAAACACAAAGAACTTCAATTTGATAAATTTTTCCTTTGCGGGCCAGAAGAAATGATTAATACTGTTTCTAATGTTTTAAAAGAGAAAAACGTAAAAGAATCTGCTATTAAATTTGAGTTGTTTACATCTTCTTCTGAAGAGCACGAAATTCAAGGTTCTCAAGAAGGACACACAAAAATTACTGTTTTGGTAGACGATGAAGAGACTACTTTTGAAATGTCTAAAAAACAAATAATTCTTGACGCAGCTCTAAAACAAGGTGTCGACGCTCCTTATTCTTGCCAAGGCGGAATCTGCAGTAGTTGTTTAGGTCGTGTTACGAAAGGAACCGCAGAAATGACGAAAAATTCTATTTTAACAGATGGAGAAATTGCTGAAGGTTTAATTTTAACTTGTCAAGCACATCCAACTTCAGAAACTATTTATGTTGATTATGATGATGTTTAA
- a CDS encoding DUF5687 family protein yields the protein MIKKFIYLEWKAFTRSASFGKNLAMKIVIGFLMIYFSLIFIGMGVGAFYMLKEMKLEPLVTLNKFLIYYFLADLMIRLLLQSIPVLNIKPLLVLPLKKRTIVHFSLGKTILSFFNWIHALFFVPFTVVLILNGYDVVQIIFWHLGVMSIIYINNFLNIILSNIDRLFALFLLLIIVLGSAQYYQLFDITKFTTPFFQSFYEIDGLFLIPILVLITLHYFTFKYFEKNLYLDAGLSVKQDVASTENLSWLNQFGTLGTFLKNDIKLIKRNKRSKTTIVMSVIFLFYGLIFFGNMNQPPAMQIFAGIFVSGGFLFVFGQFVPSWDSSYYQLMMTQNIPYRGYITAKWWLVVIATFISTILASFYLLYGWETYLIVVVGAIYNIGVNSHLVLLGGAFTKTPIDLSNAGGAFSDKKVFNVNAMLLSLPKIFLPSILYWFGLHYADKTVALALVAGVGILGFIFKEKVFSLIEKIYKREKYSTISAYKQKS from the coding sequence ATGATTAAGAAGTTTATTTATCTCGAATGGAAGGCTTTTACTAGATCGGCATCTTTCGGTAAAAATCTGGCAATGAAAATTGTAATAGGTTTTTTGATGATCTATTTTTCTTTAATTTTTATTGGTATGGGAGTTGGAGCATTTTATATGCTTAAAGAAATGAAATTGGAACCATTGGTGACTTTAAACAAATTTCTGATTTATTATTTTTTAGCCGATTTAATGATTAGATTGTTATTACAGTCAATTCCTGTTCTAAATATCAAACCTTTGCTGGTTCTTCCTTTAAAAAAAAGGACCATTGTTCATTTTTCTTTAGGCAAAACGATTTTATCTTTTTTTAATTGGATACATGCCTTATTTTTTGTTCCATTTACTGTTGTTCTAATTTTAAACGGATATGATGTTGTTCAGATTATTTTTTGGCATTTGGGTGTAATGTCTATTATTTATATCAACAATTTTCTAAATATTATTTTGAGTAATATTGACAGATTATTTGCTCTTTTTCTATTATTGATTATAGTTTTAGGAAGTGCACAATATTATCAATTATTTGATATTACAAAGTTTACAACGCCATTTTTTCAAAGTTTTTATGAAATAGACGGATTGTTTTTGATTCCGATTCTAGTATTAATAACACTGCATTATTTTACTTTTAAATACTTTGAAAAGAATTTATATCTCGATGCAGGACTCTCTGTAAAACAAGATGTTGCTTCTACAGAAAATCTTTCGTGGCTGAATCAGTTCGGGACTTTGGGAACTTTTCTTAAAAATGACATTAAACTCATCAAAAGAAATAAAAGATCCAAAACCACTATAGTAATGAGTGTTATCTTTTTATTCTACGGATTGATTTTTTTCGGAAACATGAATCAGCCGCCTGCTATGCAAATTTTTGCTGGAATTTTTGTTTCGGGCGGATTTCTATTTGTATTTGGACAATTTGTACCGAGTTGGGACAGTTCATACTATCAATTAATGATGACGCAGAATATTCCGTATAGAGGTTACATTACTGCAAAATGGTGGCTTGTTGTAATTGCAACTTTCATTTCAACAATACTTGCTTCTTTTTATCTTTTATATGGTTGGGAAACTTATCTAATTGTTGTAGTTGGAGCAATTTATAATATAGGAGTCAATTCTCATTTAGTGCTTTTGGGTGGCGCTTTTACCAAAACGCCAATTGATTTAAGTAATGCTGGCGGTGCTTTTTCTGATAAAAAAGTGTTTAATGTTAATGCAATGTTATTGTCATTGCCAAAAATATTTCTACCATCGATATTATATTGGTTTGGTTTGCATTATGCAGATAAAACGGTTGCATTAGCCTTAGTTGCAGGAGTAGGAATCTTGGGTTTTATCTTTAAAGAAAAAGTGTTTTCATTAATAGAAAAGATATACAAAAGAGAAAAATATAGTACAATAAGTGCTTATAAACAAAAGAGTTAA
- a CDS encoding DUF6341 family protein, whose protein sequence is MTAFFEGIQYLFVNILFAPLDFLRHLELKTWFGANTINWIFMIICACAIVYWIKQLRIFDDAGTENQDTTAHSFLK, encoded by the coding sequence ATGACAGCTTTTTTTGAAGGAATTCAATACCTATTCGTTAACATTTTGTTTGCTCCTCTTGACTTTTTACGTCATTTAGAATTAAAAACATGGTTTGGTGCAAACACTATTAACTGGATTTTTATGATCATCTGTGCATGCGCAATCGTTTATTGGATTAAACAATTACGTATTTTTGATGACGCTGGAACAGAAAACCAAGATACAACGGCTCATTCATTTTTAAAATAA
- a CDS encoding phenylacetate--CoA ligase family protein has translation MIRLFDISLQLNGFPIKKAKAELDKIVHFSEEEFTVFLENKKKEIVDFHLKNNSFYAALAGNTTAENWENLPILNKQNLQKPLEERLSKGYSKKSVYLNKTSGSSGTPFVFAKDKYSHALTWASNIMRFDWFGIDFNHSYQARFYGIPMDFIGYQKERFKDFLTHRFRFPVFDLSDEVLEKFFQKFKTKKFDYLNGYTSSIVLFAKFLQQKNIVLNEICPTLKACFVTSEMLFEADKKLLEKQFGIPIISEYGASELDLIAFENPQGEWQVNAETLFVEILDENNNPVPHGTEGKIVITSLFNKANPFIRYEIGDIGILDEKSTPQKPILKKLIGRTNDVAILPSGKKSPGLTFYYVTKSIIEDDGNVKEFIIKQTQIDTFEIEYVAEKELVSEQIEKIKQAIDLYLEPNLNFTFTRKTVLERTNRGKLKQFKSYL, from the coding sequence ATGATTCGCCTTTTTGATATTTCCCTTCAATTAAATGGTTTTCCGATAAAGAAAGCTAAAGCCGAATTGGACAAAATTGTTCATTTTTCTGAAGAAGAATTTACGGTTTTTCTCGAAAACAAAAAGAAGGAAATTGTTGATTTTCATCTTAAAAACAATTCTTTTTATGCAGCATTAGCTGGAAATACAACTGCCGAAAATTGGGAAAATCTGCCGATTTTAAACAAACAGAATTTACAAAAACCCCTTGAAGAAAGACTTTCAAAAGGTTATTCTAAAAAATCTGTTTATCTCAACAAAACCTCTGGATCAAGCGGAACTCCTTTTGTTTTTGCCAAAGACAAATATTCACATGCCTTGACTTGGGCTTCCAATATTATGCGATTTGACTGGTTCGGAATTGATTTTAATCATTCGTATCAAGCTCGTTTTTACGGAATTCCAATGGATTTTATTGGCTATCAAAAAGAACGTTTCAAGGATTTTTTGACACATCGATTTCGTTTTCCAGTTTTTGATTTATCTGATGAAGTTCTAGAAAAATTTTTTCAAAAATTCAAAACAAAAAAATTCGATTACCTCAACGGTTATACAAGTTCTATTGTTTTATTTGCCAAATTTTTACAACAAAAAAATATCGTTTTAAATGAAATTTGTCCAACTTTAAAAGCTTGTTTTGTCACTTCGGAAATGCTCTTTGAAGCGGATAAAAAACTGTTAGAAAAACAATTCGGCATTCCGATTATTAGCGAATACGGCGCTTCTGAATTGGATTTGATTGCTTTTGAAAATCCGCAAGGCGAATGGCAAGTAAATGCAGAAACTTTGTTTGTAGAAATTTTAGATGAAAACAATAATCCTGTTCCACATGGAACAGAAGGAAAAATTGTGATTACGTCTCTATTCAACAAAGCAAATCCTTTCATTCGATATGAAATTGGCGATATTGGAATTTTGGATGAAAAAAGTACGCCTCAAAAACCAATTCTTAAAAAACTTATCGGCAGAACAAATGATGTTGCAATTCTTCCAAGTGGGAAAAAATCGCCAGGTTTGACCTTTTATTATGTAACTAAAAGCATTATTGAAGATGATGGAAACGTAAAAGAATTTATCATCAAACAAACCCAAATTGATACTTTTGAAATTGAATATGTAGCTGAAAAAGAATTAGTTTCAGAACAAATTGAAAAAATAAAACAAGCAATTGATTTGTATTTAGAACCCAATCTAAATTTCACTTTTACTCGAAAAACAGTTTTAGAAAGAACCAATCGCGGGAAACTGAAACAGTTTAAATCTTATTTGTAA
- a CDS encoding UDP-glucuronic acid decarboxylase family protein, whose product MKRILITGAAGFLGSHLCDRFIKEGYFVIGMDNLITGDLKNIEHLFKLENFEFYHHDITKFVHVPGDLDYILHFASPASPIDYLKIPIQTLKVGSLGTHNLLGLARVKKARILIASTSEVYGDPLVHPQTEEYYGNVNTIGPRGVYDEAKRFQESITMAYHTFHGVETRIVRIFNTYGPRMRLNDGRVIPAFIGQALRGEDLTIFGDGMQTRSFCYVDDQVEGIYRLLHSDYVYPVNIGNPDEITIKDFAEEIIKLTGTNQKVVYHPLPINDPLQRQPDTTKAKELLGWEAKVSRAEGMKITYEYFKSLSPEELAKEEHKDFSSYIK is encoded by the coding sequence ATGAAAAGAATACTTATTACTGGAGCGGCAGGATTTTTAGGATCGCATTTATGTGACAGATTTATTAAGGAAGGTTACTTTGTAATCGGAATGGATAATTTAATTACAGGAGATCTTAAAAATATTGAACATTTATTCAAATTAGAAAACTTCGAATTTTATCATCACGATATCACTAAGTTTGTTCATGTTCCTGGCGATTTAGATTATATATTGCACTTTGCATCGCCAGCAAGTCCGATTGATTATTTAAAAATTCCGATTCAGACTTTAAAAGTAGGATCTTTAGGAACACACAATTTGCTTGGATTGGCAAGAGTTAAAAAAGCAAGAATTCTAATTGCATCAACATCTGAAGTTTATGGAGACCCTTTAGTACATCCGCAAACGGAAGAATACTACGGAAACGTAAATACAATAGGTCCGCGTGGCGTTTATGACGAAGCAAAACGTTTTCAGGAATCAATCACAATGGCTTACCATACTTTTCACGGTGTAGAAACTAGAATAGTACGTATTTTTAATACATATGGTCCAAGAATGCGGCTAAACGACGGACGTGTAATTCCTGCTTTTATTGGACAGGCTTTACGTGGCGAAGATTTAACGATTTTTGGAGACGGAATGCAAACGCGTTCTTTCTGTTATGTAGACGACCAAGTAGAAGGTATTTACAGATTATTACATTCTGATTATGTATATCCAGTAAATATTGGAAATCCAGACGAAATCACTATTAAAGATTTTGCTGAAGAAATTATAAAACTCACAGGTACAAACCAAAAAGTGGTTTATCATCCGTTGCCAATAAATGATCCATTACAACGTCAGCCCGATACAACAAAAGCAAAGGAATTATTAGGCTGGGAAGCAAAAGTAAGTCGTGCCGAAGGAATGAAAATTACTTATGAGTATTTCAAATCATTATCTCCGGAAGAGCTTGCAAAAGAAGAACACAAAGATTTTTCTAGTTATATCAAATAA
- a CDS encoding O-antigen ligase family protein has product MLLPILLYVLMLMSLFWTIGSKETIKGLQKEVLFLLIPLAFCDLPKINRNDINKILRSYSFAITGFAVFYILRAVVKFINSGNKEVFFYHELVTLELNAIYMAVFASLAMFFFLSKKEKSIVDKIGLSILIVFIFLLSSKNIIVVDLIMTIMYYSFFSPVSKKTKKIILLAVIIVSISSVLFIKPVRDRFMIEFETIFVDGSLNKTIEKNQGRIYNISLKQAWNQDQFQQNDFFPGTAFRLFQIRIFKEMLEEENIFFTGFGLDASQNKIKEKVKEHNLYPNYGEFNFHNEYVQIFSELGIFGFLIVVSMLFATIRKGIFNKDFIHIAFAVTMIILFLTESFLSRQRGIIFFIIFYCMFNLVNNCNEQKIMK; this is encoded by the coding sequence TTGTTGCTTCCAATTCTATTGTATGTTTTAATGCTTATGTCACTTTTTTGGACTATTGGAAGCAAGGAGACAATCAAGGGATTACAAAAAGAAGTTTTATTTTTATTGATTCCTTTAGCATTTTGCGACTTACCAAAAATAAATCGAAACGATATAAACAAGATTTTAAGATCGTACAGTTTTGCCATAACGGGTTTTGCGGTATTCTATATTTTAAGGGCGGTTGTAAAATTTATAAATTCTGGAAACAAAGAAGTCTTTTTCTATCACGAACTAGTTACTTTAGAGTTAAATGCAATTTATATGGCTGTTTTTGCTTCATTAGCCATGTTTTTCTTTCTTTCTAAAAAAGAAAAGTCAATTGTTGATAAAATAGGACTTTCGATTCTTATTGTCTTTATATTTTTATTGTCATCTAAAAATATCATTGTAGTCGATTTAATAATGACAATAATGTATTATTCGTTTTTCTCTCCTGTTTCCAAAAAAACAAAGAAAATAATATTGTTGGCAGTCATTATAGTTTCTATAAGTTCTGTACTTTTTATTAAACCGGTTAGAGACCGATTTATGATTGAATTTGAAACCATATTTGTTGATGGATCTTTGAATAAAACTATAGAAAAGAATCAGGGACGAATCTATAATATTAGTTTAAAACAAGCGTGGAACCAAGATCAATTTCAACAAAATGATTTTTTTCCAGGTACAGCATTTAGACTTTTTCAGATAAGAATTTTTAAAGAAATGCTTGAGGAAGAGAATATTTTTTTCACAGGATTTGGATTAGATGCTTCGCAAAATAAAATAAAAGAAAAGGTCAAAGAACATAACCTATACCCAAATTACGGAGAATTTAACTTCCATAATGAATATGTTCAAATATTTTCAGAATTAGGAATATTTGGCTTTTTAATAGTAGTAAGTATGTTGTTTGCTACCATTAGAAAAGGAATTTTCAATAAAGATTTTATACATATTGCTTTCGCAGTAACAATGATAATCTTATTTTTGACCGAATCTTTTTTGAGTCGACAAAGAGGAATAATTTTCTTTATAATTTTTTACTGCATGTTTAATTTGGTAAATAATTGTAATGAACAGAAAATAATGAAATGA
- a CDS encoding ABC transporter ATP-binding protein, translating into MIQVHQLSKTYNKTTVLNINSLEIPKGQSFGLVGNNGAGKTTFFSLLLDLIQPSTGYIKSNDIQVNTSENWKSFTGSFLDENFLIGYLTPEEYFYFIGDLRNQNKADIDALLAKHEEFFNGEILKNKKYLRDLSKGNQKKVGIIATLIGNPEVVILDEPFANLDPTTVSRLKKIIKELADDPNVTVLVSSHDLQHTVEVCNRIVALNKGEIVKDIQTSKETLQELELFFAV; encoded by the coding sequence ATGATACAAGTACATCAGCTTTCAAAAACATATAACAAAACAACAGTTTTAAATATTAATAGTCTAGAAATTCCAAAAGGACAAAGTTTTGGGTTGGTAGGAAATAACGGAGCAGGAAAAACAACTTTCTTCAGTTTGCTTTTAGACCTAATCCAGCCTTCAACAGGATATATAAAAAGTAATGATATTCAGGTGAATACAAGTGAAAACTGGAAATCTTTTACTGGATCTTTTTTAGATGAAAATTTTCTTATCGGATATTTAACTCCAGAAGAATATTTTTATTTTATCGGAGATTTACGCAATCAGAATAAGGCAGATATTGATGCTTTGCTGGCGAAGCACGAGGAATTTTTTAACGGAGAAATTTTAAAGAATAAAAAATATCTTCGTGATTTATCAAAAGGAAACCAAAAGAAAGTGGGAATAATTGCTACTCTTATTGGTAATCCAGAAGTTGTAATTTTAGACGAACCTTTTGCAAATTTAGATCCAACAACGGTGAGCCGACTAAAAAAAATAATCAAAGAATTAGCCGATGATCCAAACGTAACGGTTTTAGTTTCAAGCCATGATTTACAACATACTGTCGAGGTTTGTAATCGTATTGTTGCTCTTAATAAGGGGGAGATTGTCAAAGACATTCAGACCTCAAAAGAGACCTTACAAGAACTAGAATTGTTTTTTGCTGTGTAA